A genomic region of Streptomyces sp. NBC_00247 contains the following coding sequences:
- a CDS encoding ABC transporter ATP-binding protein — translation MYQLRGVTKRYLRGKTKVDALAGVDLTIEDGGRLVIQGPTGGGKSTLLQMLGGLDRPTEGTIELDGVDLAKLSEAKLTKVRAESIGFVFQSFNLIPTLTAAENVETALVPLGIGAKIRRERAIEALESVGLGDRPSHLPSEMSGGQQQRVAIARALVKKPKVLLADEPTGNLDESMRDEIMTLLEGLWKELGLTFVMVTHDSALARKAPRLATIRKGKVTVTENASA, via the coding sequence ATGTACCAGCTCAGAGGCGTCACCAAGCGCTACCTGCGCGGTAAGACCAAGGTCGACGCCCTCGCCGGTGTCGACCTGACCATCGAGGACGGTGGCCGGCTCGTCATCCAGGGCCCCACCGGTGGCGGCAAGTCCACCCTCCTCCAGATGCTCGGTGGTCTCGACCGGCCGACCGAGGGCACCATCGAGCTCGACGGTGTCGACCTCGCCAAGCTCTCCGAGGCCAAGCTCACCAAGGTCCGGGCCGAGTCCATCGGTTTCGTGTTCCAGAGCTTCAACCTGATCCCGACGCTCACCGCCGCCGAGAACGTCGAGACCGCTCTGGTCCCGCTCGGCATCGGTGCGAAGATCCGCCGCGAGCGGGCCATCGAGGCGCTGGAGTCGGTCGGCCTCGGCGACCGCCCCAGCCACCTGCCGAGCGAGATGTCCGGTGGGCAGCAGCAGCGCGTCGCCATCGCCCGCGCGCTGGTCAAGAAGCCCAAGGTGCTCCTCGCCGACGAGCCGACCGGCAACCTCGACGAGTCCATGCGCGACGAGATCATGACGCTGCTCGAAGGGCTCTGGAAGGAGCTGGGGCTGACCTTCGTCATGGTCACCCACGACAGCGCTCTCGCCCGCAAGGCCCCGCGCCTCGCGACCATCCGCAAGGGCAAGGTCACCGTCACGGAGAACGCCTCCGCCTGA
- a CDS encoding ABC transporter permease: MFFTYLRRELRRRRKAALVVASGLALGIALVIVVSSVTAGMGKAQDKVLESLYGLGTDMTVTKAAAAQGATGAQERPKFNFDANDSDDDATQSTDRVMVQGFQTLADSTVTKVGKQSGVANAVGGLSLNVMKVDGQFKRGEFKQDQSSGSGNAGGQGGYGGGQGGGAPQGRVEGGGASFDVNSYTVYGTDVAHQDLGPLTSSEITKGRTFKTTETNAKVAIVDASYAKEKSLAVDKTVTISGTKFTIVGVSTASSGDAAANLYIPLQQAQTLSDSKSKVTTVYVKAKDSTAIDSVKSTIQKNISGTTVTTSADLADTVSGSLSTASDLASSVGKWLSIVVLIAAFVVAGLLTSSAVSRRVREFGTLKALGWKSGRVTRQVVGEALVNGLMGGVLGIAVGLAGAYIVTAISPTLTAELGSSGGGGGGGGMMGGGMGGPGRQAAAKTLDIALTAPVSVSTIVIAVVLAVAGGLIAGAFGGWRASRLRPADALRRVE; this comes from the coding sequence ATGTTCTTCACCTACCTCCGGCGCGAGCTGCGCCGTCGCAGAAAGGCGGCGCTGGTCGTCGCCTCGGGGCTCGCCCTCGGCATTGCGCTGGTCATCGTCGTCAGCTCGGTCACCGCCGGGATGGGCAAGGCCCAGGACAAGGTCCTGGAATCGCTGTACGGCCTCGGCACGGACATGACCGTGACCAAGGCCGCCGCGGCGCAGGGCGCCACCGGTGCCCAAGAGCGCCCGAAGTTCAACTTCGACGCCAACGACAGCGACGACGACGCGACGCAGTCCACCGACCGCGTCATGGTCCAGGGCTTCCAGACCCTGGCCGACTCCACCGTCACCAAGGTCGGCAAGCAGTCCGGCGTGGCGAACGCGGTCGGCGGTCTGAGCCTGAACGTCATGAAGGTCGACGGTCAGTTCAAGCGCGGCGAGTTCAAGCAGGACCAGTCGTCCGGCAGCGGCAACGCCGGCGGCCAGGGCGGCTACGGCGGCGGCCAGGGCGGCGGCGCTCCGCAGGGCCGTGTCGAGGGCGGCGGCGCCTCCTTCGACGTCAACTCCTACACCGTGTACGGCACCGATGTCGCGCACCAGGACCTCGGTCCGCTGACCTCCTCCGAGATCACCAAGGGCCGTACCTTCAAGACGACCGAGACGAACGCCAAGGTCGCGATCGTCGACGCCTCCTACGCCAAGGAGAAGTCGCTCGCGGTCGACAAGACCGTCACGATCTCCGGTACCAAGTTCACGATCGTCGGCGTCTCCACCGCCAGCAGCGGTGACGCCGCGGCGAACCTGTACATCCCGCTCCAGCAGGCGCAGACGCTCTCGGACTCCAAGTCCAAGGTCACCACGGTCTACGTGAAGGCCAAGGACTCGACGGCCATCGACAGCGTCAAGTCGACCATCCAGAAGAACATCTCGGGTACCACCGTCACCACCTCCGCCGACCTGGCCGACACGGTCTCCGGCTCCCTCTCCACCGCCTCCGACCTGGCCTCCAGCGTCGGCAAGTGGCTCTCCATCGTCGTCCTGATCGCCGCCTTCGTGGTGGCGGGCCTGCTCACCTCCTCGGCGGTCAGCCGCCGCGTCCGCGAGTTCGGCACCTTGAAGGCGCTGGGCTGGAAGAGCGGCCGGGTCACCCGTCAGGTCGTCGGCGAGGCGCTCGTCAACGGCCTCATGGGCGGCGTCCTCGGTATCGCCGTCGGCCTGGCCGGCGCGTACATCGTCACCGCGATCAGCCCCACCCTCACCGCGGAGCTCGGCTCCTCCGGCGGCGGTGGCGGCGGTGGCGGGATGATGGGCGGCGGGATGGGCGGTCCCGGCCGTCAGGCCGCCGCGAAGACCCTGGACATCGCGCTGACCGCACCGGTCTCCGTCTCCACCATCGTGATCGCTGTCGTACTGGCCGTGGCGGGCGGGCTCATCGCCGGCGCGTTCGGCGGCTGGCGCGCCTCCCGGCTGCGCCCGGCCGACGCCCTGCGCCGCGTCGAGTAG
- a CDS encoding L,D-transpeptidase → MEKRVITDSKRRKGLMAASALLGGVLVLSACSGGDDSSPSASGSQKSQAQVDKAAAQDVSEAQISIEPKNGSTNASINNAAKVTVAKGTLTTVTMTTAAGDDVEGTLAADGKSWKPAAQLERSTTYKVSASAKDAKGREAHENGSFTTVSPDDSFIGNFTPEDGSTVGVGMPVSINFNKAITDKAAVQAGITVTSSSGQEVVGHWFNSQRLDLRPEDYWTGGSTVTLKLALDGVEGADGVFGVQQKTVTFKVGRNQVSTVDAKAHTMTVTQDGKTIKTIPISAGSPDNPTYNGQMVISEKYKETRMDGATVGFTDDDGKGEYDIKDVPHAMRLSNSGTFVHGNYWGSSSIFGSANTSHGCVGLQDVKGAGDADQPAAWFYNHSLIGDVVIVKNSPDKTISPDNGLNGWNMSWSEWTADSAA, encoded by the coding sequence ATGGAGAAGCGTGTGATCACGGACAGCAAGCGGCGCAAGGGCCTGATGGCCGCGTCCGCACTGCTCGGCGGCGTGCTGGTGCTCTCGGCGTGCAGCGGCGGCGACGATTCCAGTCCCTCCGCGAGCGGCTCCCAGAAGTCCCAGGCGCAGGTCGACAAGGCCGCGGCCCAGGACGTGTCCGAGGCCCAGATATCGATCGAGCCGAAGAACGGCTCCACCAACGCCAGCATCAACAACGCGGCCAAGGTCACCGTCGCCAAGGGGACGCTGACCACCGTCACCATGACGACCGCCGCGGGCGACGACGTGGAGGGCACGCTCGCCGCGGACGGGAAGAGCTGGAAGCCCGCCGCGCAGCTGGAGCGTTCGACCACGTACAAGGTCAGCGCCTCGGCCAAGGACGCCAAGGGTCGCGAGGCCCACGAGAACGGCTCCTTCACGACCGTCTCGCCCGACGACAGCTTCATCGGGAACTTCACCCCCGAGGACGGTTCCACCGTCGGCGTCGGCATGCCGGTCTCGATCAACTTCAACAAGGCGATCACCGACAAGGCGGCCGTCCAGGCCGGCATCACCGTCACGTCGAGCAGCGGCCAGGAAGTCGTCGGCCACTGGTTCAACTCGCAGCGGCTCGACCTCCGCCCCGAGGACTACTGGACGGGTGGCTCCACCGTCACGCTGAAGCTCGCGCTGGACGGCGTGGAGGGCGCGGACGGCGTCTTCGGAGTCCAGCAGAAGACGGTCACCTTCAAGGTGGGCCGCAACCAGGTCTCCACCGTCGATGCCAAGGCGCACACCATGACCGTCACCCAGGACGGGAAGACGATCAAGACGATCCCGATCTCCGCCGGTTCGCCCGACAACCCCACGTACAACGGCCAGATGGTGATCTCCGAGAAGTACAAGGAGACCCGGATGGACGGCGCCACGGTCGGTTTCACCGACGACGACGGCAAGGGCGAGTACGACATCAAGGACGTCCCGCACGCCATGCGCCTGTCGAACTCCGGCACCTTCGTGCACGGCAACTACTGGGGCAGCTCCAGCATCTTCGGCTCGGCCAACACCAGCCACGGCTGCGTCGGTCTTCAGGACGTCAAGGGCGCCGGCGACGCCGACCAGCCCGCGGCGTGGTTCTACAACCACTCGCTCATCGGCGACGTCGTCATCGTGAAGAACTCCCCGGACAAGACGATCTCCCCGGACAACGGCCTCAACGGCTGGAACATGAGCTGGTCCGAGTGGACGGCCGACTCGGCCGCCTGA
- the hutH gene encoding histidine ammonia-lyase, producing MHTVVVGTSGTTAEDVLAVAREGARVVLSPEALDALAAARRTVDALAARPEPVYGVSTGFGALATRHISPELRGRLQRNIVRSHAAGMGPHVEREVVRALMFLRLKTLASGRTGVRPEVAQAMADLLNAGITPVVHEFGSLGCSGDLAPLSHCALALMGEGEAEGPDGVVRPAAELLAEHGITPVELREKEGLALLNGTDGMLGMLVMALADLRALYTGADITAALSLEALLGTEKVLAPELHAIRPHPGQGVSAANMLRVLEGSGLTGHHQDDAPRVQDAYSVRCAPQVNGAGRDTLAYAATVADRELASAVDNPVVLPDGRVESNGNFHGAPVAYVLDFLAIVAADLGSICERRTDRLLDKNRSHGLPPFLADDAGVDSGLMIAQYTQAALVSEMKRLAVPASADSIPSSAMQEDHVSMGWSAARKLRTAVDDLTRIVAVELYAAARGVELRAAGGLFPAPASRAAVEALRGAGAEGPGPDRFLAPDLAAADAFVRDGGLVRAVERVTGPLG from the coding sequence ATGCACACTGTCGTGGTGGGGACCTCCGGAACGACCGCCGAGGACGTCCTGGCCGTGGCCCGCGAGGGCGCGCGCGTGGTCCTGTCCCCGGAAGCCCTGGACGCCCTCGCCGCCGCCCGCAGGACCGTCGACGCGCTCGCCGCCCGGCCCGAGCCCGTCTACGGCGTCTCCACCGGCTTCGGCGCCCTCGCCACCCGCCACATCAGCCCCGAACTGCGCGGACGGCTCCAGCGCAACATCGTCCGCTCGCACGCGGCCGGCATGGGCCCGCACGTGGAGCGGGAGGTGGTGCGCGCGCTGATGTTCCTCCGCCTCAAGACGCTCGCCTCCGGCCGCACCGGCGTACGCCCCGAGGTCGCGCAGGCCATGGCCGACCTCCTCAACGCCGGGATCACCCCGGTCGTCCACGAGTTCGGTTCGCTCGGCTGCTCCGGCGACCTCGCCCCGCTCTCGCACTGCGCCCTCGCGCTGATGGGCGAGGGGGAGGCGGAGGGCCCCGACGGTGTCGTGCGGCCGGCCGCCGAACTCCTCGCCGAGCACGGCATCACCCCGGTCGAGCTGCGCGAGAAGGAGGGCCTCGCCCTCCTCAACGGCACCGACGGCATGCTCGGCATGCTGGTGATGGCCCTCGCCGACCTGCGTGCCCTCTACACCGGCGCCGACATCACCGCCGCGCTCTCCCTGGAGGCGCTGCTGGGCACCGAGAAGGTCCTCGCGCCCGAACTGCACGCCATCCGCCCGCACCCCGGGCAGGGCGTCAGCGCCGCCAACATGCTGCGGGTGCTGGAGGGTTCCGGTCTCACCGGCCATCACCAGGACGACGCGCCCCGGGTCCAGGACGCCTACTCCGTACGCTGCGCGCCCCAGGTCAACGGGGCGGGCCGGGACACCCTGGCGTACGCCGCCACGGTCGCGGACCGTGAGCTCGCCTCCGCCGTCGACAACCCGGTGGTGCTGCCGGACGGGCGGGTGGAGTCCAACGGCAACTTCCACGGCGCCCCGGTCGCGTACGTCCTCGACTTCCTGGCGATCGTCGCCGCGGACCTCGGCTCCATCTGCGAACGCCGTACCGACCGGCTGCTGGACAAGAACCGGTCGCACGGGCTGCCGCCGTTCCTCGCCGACGACGCCGGGGTCGACTCCGGTCTGATGATCGCGCAGTACACCCAGGCGGCCCTGGTCAGCGAGATGAAGCGGCTGGCCGTGCCCGCGTCCGCCGACTCGATCCCGTCCTCCGCGATGCAGGAGGACCACGTCTCGATGGGCTGGTCGGCCGCGCGGAAGCTCCGTACCGCCGTGGACGACCTCACCCGGATCGTCGCGGTCGAGCTGTACGCGGCGGCGCGCGGTGTCGAACTGCGTGCCGCCGGAGGGCTGTTCCCGGCCCCCGCCTCCCGCGCCGCCGTCGAGGCGCTGCGCGGGGCGGGCGCCGAGGGGCCGGGGCCGGACCGCTTCCTCGCCCCCGACCTCGCCGCCGCGGACGCGTTCGTCCGCGACGGCGGGCTGGTCCGGGCCGTGGAGCGGGTCACCGGGCCGCTGGGCTGA
- a CDS encoding GGDEF domain-containing protein — protein MGGDDVRLRAVVSLAQTMAAAYTAKESWRAAAVGACDALGGSFAALSVWERDRGRLRVLVNAGERAEGEEEFPEEEAYPVHRFPEITEFLHERWAGGGEPDAWVETAEGRAGTDAPARGARPFCHQRVAALQRRGRGCCVVAPIVLHGRAWGELYVARPAGAPVFDRDDADFATVLAAVVAAGIAQTERLEEVRKLAFTDPLTGLANRRAVDIRLDEAVELHRAENAVVSLVVCDLNGLKSVNDTHGHAVGDRLLERFGSVLSRCGAILPGALAARLGGDEFCLISVGPGADEVVRVATELCERAAALELGDGVACGVASTGDPIGQVRSARRLFRLADAAQYRAKAGRAVGPVVAGRDGEVMRLADSPPTPAHDRRRLRGNRP, from the coding sequence ATGGGTGGTGACGATGTGCGACTGCGCGCGGTGGTTTCGCTGGCGCAGACCATGGCGGCGGCTTACACGGCGAAGGAGTCGTGGCGGGCCGCGGCGGTGGGCGCCTGCGACGCGCTGGGCGGTTCGTTCGCCGCGCTGTCCGTGTGGGAGCGCGACCGGGGCAGGCTCCGGGTCCTGGTGAACGCCGGGGAGCGGGCCGAGGGGGAGGAGGAGTTCCCCGAGGAGGAGGCCTACCCCGTCCACCGGTTCCCGGAGATCACCGAGTTCCTGCACGAGCGCTGGGCGGGCGGCGGCGAACCCGACGCCTGGGTGGAGACCGCCGAGGGGCGGGCCGGCACCGACGCCCCGGCCCGGGGCGCCCGACCGTTCTGCCACCAGCGGGTCGCCGCGCTCCAGCGACGCGGCCGGGGCTGCTGCGTGGTCGCGCCGATCGTGCTGCACGGCCGGGCCTGGGGCGAGCTGTACGTGGCCCGCCCGGCCGGGGCGCCCGTCTTCGACCGGGACGACGCCGACTTCGCGACGGTGCTCGCCGCCGTGGTCGCCGCGGGCATCGCGCAGACCGAGCGGCTGGAGGAGGTGCGCAAACTCGCCTTCACCGACCCGCTGACCGGCCTGGCCAACCGCAGGGCCGTGGACATCCGGCTGGACGAGGCGGTGGAGCTGCACCGGGCCGAGAACGCCGTGGTCAGCCTGGTGGTCTGCGACCTGAACGGGCTCAAGTCGGTCAACGACACCCATGGCCACGCCGTCGGCGACCGTCTGCTGGAACGTTTCGGCTCGGTGCTCTCGCGGTGCGGGGCGATACTCCCGGGCGCCCTCGCCGCACGGCTCGGCGGCGACGAGTTCTGCCTGATCTCGGTGGGCCCGGGGGCGGACGAGGTGGTCCGGGTCGCGACCGAACTGTGCGAGCGCGCCGCCGCGCTGGAGCTGGGCGACGGGGTGGCCTGCGGGGTCGCCTCCACCGGCGACCCGATCGGGCAGGTGCGCTCGGCCCGGCGGCTCTTCCGGCTCGCGGACGCCGCGCAGTACCGGGCGAAGGCCGGCCGCGCGGTGGGCCCGGTGGTGGCCGGGCGGGACGGCGAGGTCATGCGGCTGGCCGACTCGCCGCCGACCCCGGCCCACGACCGCCGCAGGCTCCGGGGCAACCGGCCGTGA
- a CDS encoding enoyl-CoA hydratase/isomerase family protein — protein sequence MSVTSEQRFGEFVVVRRHTEPAHVAELVLDRPKAMNAVSSRMARSVAAACEALGADPDVRVTVVSSSCGRAFCVGADLKERNSLSDAELGRQRPVSRAAYTGVLELPMPTVAAVHGYALGGGFELALSCDVIVADRTAVVGLPEVSVGVIPGGGGTQLLPRRVGAARAAELIFTARRVEAAEAHSLGLVDELVAEGTDRDAALELAGRIAVNSPVGLRAAKRALRLGHGLDLRTGLEVEDAAWRSVAFSGDRAEGVAAFNEKRKPQWPGLGDTV from the coding sequence ATGAGTGTCACGTCCGAGCAGCGGTTCGGGGAGTTCGTCGTCGTACGGCGCCACACGGAGCCCGCGCACGTCGCGGAGCTGGTGCTCGACCGCCCGAAGGCCATGAACGCGGTCTCCTCCCGGATGGCCCGGTCCGTCGCCGCCGCCTGCGAGGCGCTCGGCGCGGACCCGGACGTACGGGTCACCGTGGTCTCCTCCAGCTGCGGCCGCGCCTTCTGCGTGGGCGCGGACCTCAAGGAACGGAATTCCCTCAGCGACGCCGAGCTCGGCCGGCAGCGGCCCGTCTCGCGCGCCGCGTACACCGGGGTGCTGGAGTTGCCGATGCCGACCGTGGCCGCCGTGCACGGCTACGCGCTGGGCGGCGGCTTCGAGCTGGCGCTCTCCTGCGACGTCATCGTGGCGGACCGCACCGCCGTCGTGGGGCTGCCCGAGGTGTCGGTCGGCGTGATCCCGGGCGGCGGCGGCACCCAGCTGCTGCCCCGCCGGGTCGGCGCGGCCCGGGCGGCCGAACTGATCTTCACCGCGCGCCGGGTGGAGGCGGCCGAGGCTCACTCCCTGGGGCTGGTGGACGAGCTGGTGGCGGAGGGCACGGACCGGGACGCGGCGCTGGAGCTGGCCGGCCGGATCGCCGTCAACTCCCCGGTCGGGCTGCGGGCCGCGAAGCGCGCGCTGCGGCTCGGCCACGGGCTCGACCTGCGGACGGGACTCGAGGTGGAGGACGCGGCCTGGCGGTCGGTGGCCTTCTCGGGCGACCGGGCGGAGGGCGTCGCCGCGTTCAACGAGAAGCGGAAGCCGCAGTGGCCGGGCCTGGGTGACACGGTGTGA
- a CDS encoding adenylate/guanylate cyclase domain-containing protein, translated as MTVGDTGADAGGRPPSDPSVHATPHHEVDHTAEPTDDPLAIRLEQLILGADRQYTPFQAARTAGVSMDLASRFWRAMGFADIGQAKALTEADVLALRRLAGLVEAGLLSEPMAIQVARSTGQTTARLAEWQIDSFLEGLTEPPEPGMTRTEVTYPLVELLLPELQEFLVYVWRRQLAASTGRVVQAQDDEEMVDRRLAVGFADLVGFTRLTRRLEEEELGELVEAFETTAADLVAAHGGRLVKTLGDEVLFAADDAGTAAEIALRLIEAMSADATMPALRVGIAFGTVTTRMGDVFGTTVNLASRLTSIAAKDAVLVDGAFAEELIRTGDSPESEARAAEEVAAAAERARLAEKEGREPAEEPPLPAYRFQLQPMWQRPVRGLGVVEPWMLTRRGKRDGGR; from the coding sequence GTGACCGTCGGCGACACGGGTGCGGACGCGGGCGGGAGGCCCCCGTCCGACCCTTCGGTCCATGCCACGCCCCATCACGAGGTCGATCACACGGCCGAACCGACCGACGATCCGCTGGCGATCCGGCTGGAACAGCTGATCCTCGGCGCCGACCGCCAGTACACACCCTTCCAGGCCGCCCGTACCGCCGGCGTCTCCATGGACCTGGCCTCACGGTTCTGGCGGGCCATGGGCTTCGCCGACATCGGCCAGGCCAAGGCGCTCACCGAAGCCGACGTGCTGGCGCTGCGCCGTCTCGCCGGCCTGGTCGAGGCCGGACTGCTCAGCGAGCCGATGGCCATCCAGGTGGCCCGCTCCACCGGCCAGACCACCGCCCGCCTCGCCGAATGGCAGATCGACTCGTTCCTGGAGGGCCTCACCGAGCCCCCCGAGCCCGGGATGACCCGCACCGAGGTCACCTACCCCCTGGTGGAACTGCTGCTGCCGGAGCTCCAGGAGTTCCTGGTCTACGTGTGGCGCCGCCAGCTCGCGGCCTCCACCGGCCGGGTCGTGCAGGCGCAGGACGACGAGGAGATGGTCGACCGGCGGCTCGCGGTGGGCTTCGCCGACCTGGTCGGGTTCACCCGGCTCACCCGGCGCCTTGAGGAGGAGGAGCTCGGAGAGCTGGTCGAGGCCTTCGAGACGACCGCCGCCGACCTGGTGGCCGCGCACGGCGGCCGACTGGTGAAGACCCTCGGCGACGAGGTGCTCTTCGCCGCCGACGACGCCGGCACCGCCGCCGAGATCGCGCTCCGGCTCATCGAGGCGATGTCCGCCGACGCGACCATGCCCGCCCTGCGCGTGGGCATCGCCTTCGGCACCGTCACCACCCGGATGGGCGATGTCTTCGGCACGACGGTGAACCTGGCCAGCCGGCTCACCTCGATAGCCGCGAAGGACGCCGTCCTGGTGGACGGGGCGTTCGCCGAGGAACTGATCCGTACGGGCGACTCCCCCGAGTCCGAGGCCCGGGCGGCGGAGGAGGTCGCCGCCGCGGCCGAGCGGGCGCGGCTCGCCGAGAAGGAGGGGCGCGAGCCCGCCGAGGAGCCGCCGCTGCCCGCCTACCGCTTCCAGCTCCAGCCCATGTGGCAGCGGCCGGTACGCGGTCTCGGCGTGGTCGAACCGTGGATGCTGACCCGGCGCGGCAAGCGCGACGGGGGTCGCTGA
- a CDS encoding biotin--[acetyl-CoA-carboxylase] ligase has product MTPPDAPSNRWSDLDRPPLNTSALRRGLLRPGALWTSLDVVEETGSTNTDLAARASGSPLAEGAVLVAEVQNAGRGRLDRVWTAPPRSGLFLSVYLAPTDVPVERWGWLPLLTGVAAATGLARAAGVDVALKWPNDLLVTVDGVERKAGGILAERAGDGVVVGLGINVSLRADELPAPTAGSLALARAVSLDRETLLRGVLRSLEQWYGEWRAAGGDAAGSGLQAAYAAGCATLDRPVRAELPGDRSVVGRAVAVDGDGRLILATGDGLQQPVSAGDIVHLRGAAGGLV; this is encoded by the coding sequence ATGACACCCCCGGATGCGCCATCGAACCGCTGGTCGGACCTGGACCGGCCGCCCTTGAACACCTCCGCGCTCCGTCGCGGACTGCTGCGGCCGGGCGCGCTGTGGACCTCGCTCGACGTGGTGGAGGAGACCGGCTCCACCAATACCGACCTCGCCGCCCGGGCTTCGGGGAGTCCGCTCGCCGAGGGAGCGGTGCTCGTGGCCGAGGTGCAGAACGCCGGACGCGGCCGGCTCGACCGGGTCTGGACCGCGCCGCCGCGCTCCGGCCTCTTCCTCTCCGTGTACCTCGCGCCCACCGACGTCCCCGTCGAGCGCTGGGGCTGGCTGCCGCTGCTCACCGGGGTCGCCGCCGCGACGGGGCTGGCCCGGGCCGCCGGAGTGGACGTGGCGCTGAAGTGGCCCAACGATCTGCTGGTGACCGTGGACGGCGTCGAGCGCAAGGCCGGCGGCATCCTCGCCGAACGCGCGGGGGACGGCGTCGTCGTCGGCCTCGGCATCAACGTCTCGCTCCGCGCCGACGAACTCCCCGCCCCCACCGCAGGCTCCCTCGCCCTCGCCCGAGCCGTCTCGCTCGACCGCGAGACCCTGCTGCGGGGGGTCCTGCGCTCGCTGGAGCAGTGGTACGGCGAGTGGCGGGCGGCGGGCGGCGACGCGGCGGGCAGCGGGCTCCAGGCGGCGTACGCGGCGGGGTGCGCCACGCTCGACCGCCCCGTGCGGGCCGAGCTGCCGGGCGACCGCTCGGTGGTCGGGCGGGCCGTCGCGGTCGACGGCGACGGCCGGCTGATCCTCGCCACCGGGGACGGGCTCCAGCAGCCGGTCTCGGCGGGCGACATCGTGCATCTGCGCGGTGCGGCGGGCGGGCTCGTCTGA
- a CDS encoding acyl-CoA carboxylase subunit beta, producing the protein MSEPQSDIHTTAGKIADLQRRIGEATHAGSERAVEKQHAKGKLTARERVDLLLDEGSFTELDEFARHRSTNFGIEKNRPYGDGVVTGYGTVDGRPVCVYSQDFTIFGGSLGEVYGEKIVKVMDFALKTGCPVIGINDGGGARIQEGVAALGLFAEIFRRNVHASGVVPQISLIVGPCAGGAVYSPAITDFTVMVDQTSHMFITGPDVIKTVTGEDVGFEELGGARTHNTTSGVAHHLSGDEKDAIEYVKSLLSYLPSNNLSEPPVFPEEADLATTDEDRELDTLIPDSANQPYDMHTAIEHVLDDAEFLETQALFAPNIITGFGRVEGRPVGVVANQPMQFAGCLDINASEKAARFVRTCDAFNVPVLTFVDVPGFLPGVDQEYGGIIRRGAKLIYAYAEATVPLITVITRKAFGGAYDVMGSKHLGADVNLAWPTAQIAVMGAQGAVNILHRRTIAAAEDPEATRSRLMTEYEDALLNPYVAAERGYVDAVIMPSDTRKHVVKALRQLRTKRESLPPKKHGNIPL; encoded by the coding sequence ATGTCCGAGCCGCAGAGCGACATCCACACCACCGCGGGCAAGATCGCGGACCTGCAGCGCCGTATCGGCGAAGCCACGCACGCGGGTTCCGAGCGCGCGGTCGAGAAGCAGCACGCGAAGGGCAAACTCACCGCACGGGAGCGGGTGGACCTGCTCCTGGACGAGGGTTCCTTCACGGAGCTGGACGAGTTCGCCCGTCACCGCTCCACCAACTTCGGCATCGAGAAGAACCGCCCCTACGGGGACGGCGTGGTGACGGGGTACGGCACGGTCGACGGCCGTCCGGTGTGCGTGTACTCACAGGACTTCACGATCTTCGGCGGTTCGCTGGGCGAGGTCTACGGCGAGAAGATCGTCAAGGTCATGGACTTCGCGCTGAAGACCGGCTGCCCGGTCATCGGCATCAACGACGGCGGCGGCGCCCGCATCCAGGAAGGGGTCGCGGCGCTCGGGCTGTTCGCCGAGATCTTCCGGCGCAATGTGCACGCCTCCGGTGTGGTGCCGCAGATCTCGCTGATCGTCGGCCCCTGCGCGGGCGGCGCGGTCTACTCCCCCGCGATCACCGACTTCACGGTCATGGTCGACCAGACCTCGCACATGTTCATCACCGGACCCGACGTCATCAAGACCGTCACCGGCGAGGACGTGGGCTTCGAGGAACTGGGCGGGGCCCGCACCCACAACACCACCTCCGGTGTGGCGCACCACCTCTCGGGCGACGAGAAGGACGCGATCGAGTACGTCAAGTCCCTGCTGTCGTACCTCCCGTCGAACAACCTCTCCGAGCCGCCGGTCTTCCCGGAGGAGGCGGACCTGGCGACCACCGACGAGGACCGCGAGCTCGACACGCTGATCCCGGACTCGGCGAACCAGCCGTACGACATGCACACCGCCATCGAGCACGTGCTGGACGACGCCGAGTTCCTGGAGACCCAGGCCCTGTTCGCGCCGAACATCATCACCGGCTTCGGCCGCGTGGAAGGCCGGCCGGTCGGTGTCGTGGCCAACCAGCCGATGCAGTTCGCCGGTTGCCTGGACATCAACGCCAGCGAGAAGGCCGCCCGATTCGTGCGCACCTGCGACGCGTTCAACGTGCCGGTGCTGACCTTCGTCGACGTGCCGGGCTTCCTGCCGGGCGTGGACCAGGAGTACGGCGGCATCATCCGCCGGGGCGCCAAGCTGATCTACGCCTACGCGGAGGCGACCGTCCCGCTGATCACGGTCATCACCCGCAAGGCGTTCGGCGGGGCGTACGACGTCATGGGCTCCAAGCACCTGGGCGCCGACGTGAACCTCGCCTGGCCGACCGCCCAGATCGCCGTCATGGGCGCCCAGGGGGCGGTCAACATCCTGCACCGCCGCACGATCGCCGCCGCCGAGGACCCGGAGGCGACCCGCTCGCGGCTCATGACCGAGTACGAGGACGCGTTGCTCAACCCGTACGTCGCGGCCGAACGCGGTTACGTCGACGCGGTGATCATGCCCTCGGACACCCGAAAGCACGTCGTGAAGGCGCTCCGGCAACTGCGCACCAAGCGTGAGTCCCTGCCGCCGAAGAAGCACGGCAACATCCCGCTGTAG